The proteins below are encoded in one region of Paramisgurnus dabryanus chromosome 2, PD_genome_1.1, whole genome shotgun sequence:
- the LOC135778744 gene encoding uncharacterized protein encodes MIGKIIAQFVGSVEENHSDAVVETEDYANLLELEDGEWVIINIQENQSVGGSCEANTLENLLIEHPSMSVYQIKPDEEDIASEEEVEDMTRSAPIRRHVSWLAAWGSPLPCSTILLSEQRARVYNEHRKLTRGALNRQNLTKTRFLSERRYGFFKQPTQRLYNY; translated from the exons ATGATCGGTAAAATCATTGCACAGTTTGTTGGCAGCGTAGAGGAGAATCACAGTGATGCTGTAGTTGAAACTGAAGACTATGCAAACCTACTTGAGCTTGAGGATGGGGAATGGGTTATCATAAATATACAAG AGAACCAGTCAGTTGGTGGCTCATGTGAGGCAAACACTTTGGAAAACTTGTTGATTGAGCATCCCAGCATGTCTGTGTACCAGATCAAGCCTGATGAGGAAGACATCGCTTCAGAAGAAGAAGTGGAAGACATGACTAG GTCTGCACCAATCAGACGTCACGTTTCTTGGCTAGCTGCATGGGGCAGCCCATTGCCCTGCAGCACGATACTGCTTTCAGAGCAGCGTGCCAGAGTTTATAATGAGCATAGAAAGCTGACCCGTGGCGCCCTCAACAGGcaaaaccttacaaaaacacgCTTTTTATCTGAGCGCCGCTATGGCTTCTTCAAGCAGCCCACTCAACGCCTGTACAACTATTGA
- the LOC135778743 gene encoding uncharacterized protein F13E9.13, mitochondrial: protein MKFLKLFGRFKSNVIGMIHVQALPGTPLNNATVSGITEKACREAEIYHQAGLDGVIIENMHDIPYTLEVGPEVCASMTAVCAAVRRLYPSWPLGVQILSAANKSALAVALASGLDFIRAEGFVFSHVADEGLLNACAGELLRYRRHIGAEHIQIFTDIKKKHSAHALTSDVSIAETAKAAEFFLSDGVIVTGTATGAQADPEELSEVTQSVRIPVLIGSGVTHSNVEHYLQAGAMIIGSHFKKDGYWANGLDAERVKKFMEKMHKLRE, encoded by the exons ATgaagtttttaaaacttttcGGACGATTTAAATCAAATGTCATTGGCATGATTCACGTCCAAGCCCTGCCTG GGACTCCATTAAACAACGCAACTGTATCGGGGATCACAGAGAAAGCATGCCGAGAAGCGGAAATTTACCACCAAGCAGGGCTT GATGGCGTGATCATTGAAAACATGCATGATATTCCTTACACCCTTGAGGTGGGTCCAGAGGTGTGTGCATCTATGACCGCAGTGTGTGCTGCCGTAAGAAGGCTTTATCCATCCTGGCCGCTTGGTGTACAGATCCTCTCTGCTGCAAACAAATCAGCGCTGGCCGTTGCCTTGGCATCAG GGTTGGATTTTATCCGTGCAGAGGGCTTTGTGTTTTCGCATGTAGCGGATGAAGGCCTGCTAAATGCTTGTGCTGGTGAGCTACTGCGCTACCGTAGACACATCGGAGCAGAGCACATTCAGATCTTTACAGACATCAAGAAGAAGCACAG TGCTCATGCCCTCACTTCAGATGTGAGTATAGCTGAAACAGCCAAAGCAGCAGAGTTCTTCCTCTCTGATGGTGTCATCGTCACAGGAACGGCAACTGGAGCACAAGCTGATCCAGAAGAATTAAGTG AGGTTACCCAGTCTGTAAGAATCCCTGTTCTTATCGGTTCTGGAGTAACACACAGCAATGTGGAGCACTACCTTCAAGCAGGTGCTATGATCATTGGCTCCCACTTCAAAAAAGATGGCTACTGGGCAAATGGTCTGGATGCAGAGAGAGTGAAAAAGTTCATGGAGAAGATGCACAAACTTCGGGAGTAA
- the ccne1 gene encoding G1/S-specific cyclin-E1 encodes MPSKKVIQTEQINTTDEAPKAISVRPRKRKADVAIHLPDPDEEVTEMTRKKPCASQACWNPDTGYTSPCRRIPTPDEVEEPVAVGSVGFAQYTSENIFITPPRSTPLPALCWASKDDVWNNLLRKDKIYLRDTRVMQRHPNLQPKMRAILLDWLMEVCDVYKLHRETFYLGQDYFDRFMATQENVMKTTLQLIGISCLFIAAKMEEIYPPKVHQFAYVTDGACSEEDIFSMEIIIMKELNWSLSPVTPVAWLNIYMQMAYLKEHAEVLVSQYPQATFVQIAELLDLCILDVKSLEFSCSLLAASALFHFSSLELVIKVSGLKWSDLEECVKWMVPFAMSIREVGSSALKTFKGIATDDAHNIQTHVPYLDWLGRVHSYQLVDVESSQRSPVPSGVLTPPPSSEKPESTVS; translated from the exons ATGCCAAGTAAGAAAGT GATACAAACAGAGCAGATTAACACAACAGATGAAGCTCCTAAAGCAATTTCTGTGCGTCCAAGGAAAAGGAAAGCAGACGTGGCTATT CACTTACCAGATCCAGATGAAGAGGTCACGGAGATGACCAGAAAGAAACCATGTGCATCCCAG GCCTGCTGGAATCCTGACACAGGTTACACAAGCCCATGCAGGCGGATCCCCACACCTGATGAAGTCGAGGAACCGGTTGCTGTTGGCAGTGTGGGATTCGCACAGTACACCTCAGAAAACATTTTCATCACTCCCCCACGCTCTACCCCTCTGCCAGCCCTCTG TTGGGCGAGCAAAGATGACGTGTGGAACAACCTGCTTAGAAAGGACAAAATCTACCTAAGAGATACACGTGTTATGCAGAGACATCCAAATCTCCAACCCAAAATGAGAGCAATTCTGCTGGATTGGCTAATGGAG GTTTGTGATGTGTATAAATTACACAGGGAAACGTTTTACTTGGGTCAGGATTACTTTGATCGTTTCATGGCCACACAAGAGAATGTAATGAAAACAACACTACAGCTCATTGGCATCTCCTGCCTCTTCATTGCTGCCAAAATGGAG GAAATTTACCCTCCCAAAGTGCACCAGTTTGCTTACGTTACTGATGGAGCCTGCTCAGAGGAGGACATTTTCAGCATGGAAATTATCATCATGAAG GAGTTGAATTGGAGTTTGAGCCCTGTAACCCCAGTGGCTTGGCTGAACATTTACATGCAGATGGCCTATTTGAAGGAGCATGCTGAAGTTCTCGTGTCCCAGTACCCGCAGGCTACATTCGTACAAATTGCAGAG CTCTTGGATCTGTGTATACTAGATGTAAAGAGTCTGGAGTTTTCGTGTAGTCTTCTTGCAGCTTCAGCACTCTTCCACTTCTCATCTCTGGAACTAGTGATTAAAGTTTCAG GGCTAAAGTGGTCCGATTTGGAGGAGTGCGTGAAGTGGATGGTCCCTTTCGCCATGTCAATCCGTGAAGTGGGCAGTTCTGCTCTCAAGACATTCAAAGGAATCGCAACAGATGACGCTCACAACATCCAGACTCATGTGCCTTACTTGGATTGGCTG GGACGGGTGCACTCCTATCAGCTAGTGGACGTTGAGAGCAGTCAGAGGTCTCCAGTTCCATCTGGAGTACTCACTCCACCACCTAGTAGTGAGAAACCGGAGAGTACAGTCTCTTGA